Proteins encoded within one genomic window of Thermodesulfobacteriota bacterium:
- a CDS encoding helix-turn-helix domain-containing protein: protein MDRTKWLTIEELAEYLKMGRTKLYRMAQEGDIPASKVGNQWRFDREEIDQWMKSQRPAADKEQTGGTE, encoded by the coding sequence ATGGACCGAACAAAGTGGTTGACAATAGAAGAACTGGCCGAATACCTGAAGATGGGCCGGACCAAGCTTTACCGCATGGCGCAGGAGGGGGACATCCCGGCATCCAAGGTCGGCAACCAATGGCGCTTCGACCGGGAGGAAATCGACCAATGGATGAAGAGTCAGAGGCCAGCGGCGGATAAGGAGCAAACCGGAGGAACGGAATGA
- a CDS encoding DNA adenine methylase, whose protein sequence is MELFATDRERLAFLLETDAALDLDFEALEAQGEAAAEEPSPEERPKYITNYIGSKQKLVDWIWKHTPEGVESAADAFSGSAVVAYMYKTKGLRVLANDRLRYCHHAARAIIENDNVRLGDEEIEALLADNPKAGTFVRDNFKGIFFAKGVHGLIDTIRANVDKLSGFKKDIALFALGKTCMSGKGGFGHFSSSTRYGKREDTPEEFKERLCKNVARINALVFDNGKECKASRKDINDFLPEAKADLAYFDPPYATEFSTTNYEKSYHFVEGLMTYWEGLTLVEDSKTKHYETDHKTVTRANAAEFFESFLGNAKHIPHWLISYRDHAYPNESEMRRIIASLGRDSSMRSHDHHYAITSRHGEASHAKERLFICRRAEGAERSAKASTEDSLRAEAVWEETANEVRFRVRNPDEFEPDSFRRKPLEGVDGVAIIIGRLKKEFVPEGGNPRSMVLQAYRFVRKTEKNPDGWTMEKAKEWIDKHEAGRAVDAALRVEENLIALADAPLGESLDLLSCQAGKAESVRVTGFMGSKYLMLGWIESHVPKDAESILDAFSGGANVAYHFKRKGLKVIANDLLRYPHHLARAVVENSSETLSDEDVDRILAPNADAGTFIVDHFYGYYYTKPVLRWLDQVWANIQKLHGYKKDLALAALGTTVKAKSAFGQFSRSKMHRKADLDTDASLEQSQLSNPPLSKFIESFRRSVGQLNRLVFDNGKECKAFNLDAAEAVRRFGADVLYLDPPYVTEFGSNDYEDSLHFIEGLMTRWADKELQDNPRRNYPSRTRYTKESIRSLMETMAADARGKYGTVLLSYRDRAFPREEEIKEIFAEHYGLVRVRGMEVDYNIAKDIGREGKHARELLFVASKSRGAARSKADTRAPAACHTSFPVELSIDTFTGLQTEAAALDQAAGDPQFTFILCRAGTNKNGDHFTPDELAARYMTAVNKKIDLKHSQDFTDIVGGIVGADYVEDESGGRIECAGELYVSDSPHAQLAYKLIRKGIISQVSMECDYEEGECSICGKRVVSKSDYCVHLRKNKGGELQGQPVYEILHGVTFTGLGLLDRKGADENARILKVAAAENDGSTTHSEGGPTMDEKHKETEEREADAAKKKDDGGGGTAPDDKTRLKELERENKELKQQVLALQKQLEELEAEKKAAANRSRAQKLLRKIEKSGLAFESDEDREQELIRLAGLSDDAFAASEAALERMMKAGPRAHADDKDAKDRGAGAETAKASSGGDDPPLRSDAGVRPKDVEDKKTSLEDRLKSGFMAAYRQRVATATGEPVSTN, encoded by the coding sequence ATGGAGCTTTTCGCAACCGACCGTGAACGGCTGGCGTTCCTCCTCGAAACGGACGCCGCCCTTGACCTGGACTTCGAGGCGCTCGAGGCCCAGGGCGAGGCGGCTGCCGAGGAGCCGTCGCCGGAAGAGCGGCCTAAATACATCACCAACTACATCGGCTCGAAGCAGAAGCTGGTCGACTGGATTTGGAAACACACGCCGGAGGGGGTGGAATCCGCGGCCGACGCCTTCTCTGGTTCGGCGGTCGTGGCCTACATGTACAAGACCAAGGGGCTGCGGGTCCTGGCCAACGACCGGCTGCGCTACTGCCACCACGCGGCCCGGGCGATCATCGAGAACGACAACGTCCGGCTCGGCGACGAGGAAATTGAAGCGCTGCTCGCCGACAACCCGAAGGCGGGCACCTTCGTCCGGGACAACTTCAAGGGCATCTTCTTCGCCAAGGGCGTCCACGGTCTGATCGACACGATCCGTGCCAACGTCGACAAGCTCTCGGGCTTCAAGAAAGACATCGCTCTCTTCGCCCTGGGCAAGACCTGCATGTCCGGCAAGGGCGGCTTCGGGCATTTCTCGTCGTCGACCCGCTACGGCAAGCGCGAGGACACCCCGGAGGAATTCAAGGAGCGGCTGTGCAAGAACGTGGCCCGCATCAACGCCCTCGTGTTCGACAACGGCAAGGAGTGCAAGGCATCCCGCAAGGACATCAACGACTTCCTGCCGGAGGCCAAGGCCGACCTCGCCTATTTCGATCCGCCCTATGCTACGGAGTTCTCGACCACCAACTACGAAAAATCCTACCACTTCGTGGAAGGGCTGATGACCTATTGGGAGGGGCTCACCCTCGTCGAGGATTCCAAGACCAAGCACTACGAGACCGACCACAAGACCGTGACCCGGGCCAACGCCGCGGAGTTCTTCGAGTCCTTCCTCGGAAACGCCAAGCATATCCCGCACTGGCTGATTTCATACCGCGACCACGCCTATCCGAACGAATCGGAGATGCGGCGGATCATCGCCTCCCTGGGACGGGATTCGTCGATGCGCTCCCACGATCACCATTACGCCATCACATCCCGGCACGGCGAGGCGTCCCACGCCAAGGAACGTCTGTTCATCTGCCGCAGAGCCGAAGGTGCGGAGCGGTCCGCCAAGGCGTCCACAGAGGACAGCCTGCGGGCAGAAGCCGTCTGGGAGGAAACCGCGAATGAGGTCCGCTTCCGCGTCCGGAACCCGGACGAGTTCGAACCCGACAGCTTCCGCCGCAAGCCCCTGGAGGGCGTCGACGGCGTTGCGATCATCATCGGACGCTTGAAAAAGGAGTTCGTGCCCGAAGGCGGCAATCCGCGCTCCATGGTGCTGCAGGCCTACCGGTTCGTCCGCAAGACGGAGAAGAACCCGGACGGCTGGACCATGGAAAAAGCCAAGGAGTGGATCGACAAGCACGAAGCCGGACGGGCCGTGGATGCCGCCCTGCGCGTGGAGGAGAACCTGATCGCTCTGGCGGATGCGCCGCTGGGCGAATCGCTGGACCTCTTGAGCTGCCAGGCCGGGAAAGCGGAATCGGTCCGCGTCACCGGTTTCATGGGCAGCAAGTACCTGATGCTCGGCTGGATCGAAAGCCATGTCCCCAAGGACGCGGAGAGCATCCTCGATGCTTTTTCAGGCGGGGCCAACGTCGCCTATCACTTCAAACGCAAAGGGCTGAAAGTCATCGCCAACGATCTCCTGCGGTATCCCCACCATCTGGCGCGGGCCGTGGTGGAGAACTCCAGCGAGACTCTGAGCGACGAGGACGTGGACCGAATCCTCGCCCCCAATGCGGACGCTGGCACCTTTATCGTCGATCACTTCTACGGCTACTACTACACCAAGCCGGTGCTCCGGTGGCTCGACCAAGTCTGGGCGAACATCCAGAAGCTTCACGGCTACAAGAAAGATCTGGCGCTGGCCGCGCTCGGCACCACCGTCAAGGCGAAGAGCGCCTTCGGTCAGTTCTCGCGGTCCAAGATGCACCGCAAGGCCGACCTCGACACGGATGCCAGCCTGGAGCAATCCCAGCTCTCCAATCCGCCGCTGTCCAAGTTCATCGAGTCGTTCCGGCGCTCGGTGGGCCAGCTCAACCGGCTCGTCTTCGACAACGGCAAAGAGTGCAAGGCCTTCAACCTGGATGCGGCCGAAGCGGTCCGGCGGTTCGGCGCGGACGTTCTGTATCTGGACCCGCCCTACGTCACCGAGTTCGGCAGCAACGATTACGAGGACTCCCTGCATTTCATCGAGGGTCTCATGACCCGCTGGGCGGACAAGGAACTCCAGGACAATCCCCGCCGCAACTATCCGTCCCGGACGCGTTACACCAAGGAATCGATCCGTTCCCTGATGGAGACGATGGCAGCCGACGCCCGGGGCAAATACGGCACGGTGCTCCTCTCGTACCGCGACCGGGCTTTCCCGCGGGAAGAGGAAATCAAGGAGATATTCGCCGAGCACTACGGTCTCGTCCGTGTCCGCGGCATGGAGGTGGACTACAACATCGCCAAGGACATCGGCCGGGAAGGCAAACACGCCCGGGAACTGCTCTTCGTCGCTTCCAAATCACGCGGTGCGGCGCGCTCCAAAGCGGATACGCGGGCACCGGCGGCATGTCACACCTCGTTCCCTGTGGAGCTGTCTATCGATACGTTCACCGGGCTCCAGACCGAAGCGGCGGCATTGGACCAGGCCGCGGGCGATCCGCAGTTCACCTTCATCCTCTGCCGGGCCGGCACGAACAAGAACGGCGACCACTTCACCCCAGACGAACTGGCCGCCCGCTACATGACGGCGGTCAACAAGAAGATCGACCTGAAGCATTCCCAGGATTTCACCGACATCGTCGGCGGCATCGTGGGGGCGGATTACGTCGAGGACGAAAGCGGCGGCCGGATCGAGTGCGCGGGCGAACTCTATGTCTCCGACAGCCCGCACGCGCAGTTGGCCTACAAGCTCATCCGCAAAGGGATCATCTCCCAGGTCTCCATGGAATGCGACTACGAGGAAGGCGAGTGCTCGATCTGCGGCAAACGCGTCGTTTCGAAGAGCGATTACTGCGTCCACCTGCGCAAGAACAAAGGCGGCGAGCTCCAAGGGCAGCCCGTCTACGAAATCCTCCACGGCGTCACTTTCACCGGGCTCGGGCTCCTCGACCGCAAAGGCGCGGACGAGAACGCCCGCATCCTGAAAGTCGCCGCGGCGGAAAACGATGGTTCGACAACCCACTCTGAAGGAGGTCCGACAATGGACGAGAAACACAAGGAAACCGAGGAACGGGAAGCGGATGCCGCCAAGAAGAAGGACGACGGCGGCGGCGGGACCGCGCCCGATGACAAGACCCGGCTCAAGGAACTGGAGCGGGAGAACAAGGAACTCAAACAGCAGGTTCTCGCGCTGCAGAAGCAGCTCGAGGAACTGGAGGCGGAGAAAAAGGCCGCCGCGAACCGGAGCCGAGCCCAGAAGCTTCTGCGCAAGATCGAAAAGAGCGGGCTGGCATTCGAGAGCGACGAGGATCGCGAACAGGAGCTGATCCGTCTGGCCGGTCTCTCCGACGACGCCTTCGCCGCCAGCGAAGCCGCGTTGGAGCGGATGATGAAGGCCGGTCCCCGCGCTCACGCCGACGACAAGGACGCCAAGGACCGAGGAGCCGGAGCGGAAACCGCGAAGGCTTCATCCGGCGGCGACGATCCGCCTCTTCGCAGCGACGCGGGCGTCCGTCCGAAGGACGTGGAAGACAAAAAGACGAGCCTCGAGGACCGGCTGAAGAGCGGCTTCATGGCAGCCTACCGGCAGCGAGTGGCGACGGCGACCGGCGAACCGGTTTCGACCAACTGA